Within the Pseudomonas guangdongensis genome, the region GGCGGCCGACATCGACCCAGCCTCGCCCACTTTCGGGCGCTGCGTCGGCGTCGAGCTGAGCGACGCGAACCACCGCCAGCTATGGATACCGCCGGGCTACGCCCATGGTTTCTGCGTGCTCAGTGCGGTGGCCGATACCCACTACAAATGCACCGATTTCTACTGCCCCGACGACGAAGGCGGGGTGATCTGGAACGACCCGCAGCTCGACATTCCCTGGCCGCTGGGTCAGCCGCTGCTGTCGGACAAGGACCGCGCCCTGCCGAGCCTGGCCGGACTGCTGCAGGCACACGGTCGATGAACCGCACCAATGCGGCCGCGCCGCTGCGCGTGCTGGTCACCGGCGCTCACGGCCAGCTGGGCCGCGAGCTGCTGCGCCATGCGCCGGCAGACTGGACGGTCGTCGGGCTGGGGGCCGCGCAGCTGGATATCCGCGATGCTGCGCAGGTCGCCGCGCAGGTGGAAAGGGTGCGTCCGCAACTGATCGTCAACGCCGCCGCCTACACCGCGGTGGATCGCGCCGAGACGGAGCCGGCGCGGGCCTGGGCGGTCAATCGCGACGGCGCCGCGCACCTGGCGCAGGCGGCGCAGCAGCGGGGCATCGCGCTGTTCCAGCTGTCCAGCGACTACGTCTTCGCCGGCGACCTGCGCCGCCCCTACCGCGAGGAGGACGCCTGCCGACCGCTCGGCGTCTACGGCGCCAGCAAGCTCGGCGGCGAACGGGCGGTGCGCGCAGGCTGCAGCCGCCATCTGATCCTGCGCAGCAGCTGGGTGTTCGGCGCCCACGGCCACAACTTCGTCAAGACCATGCTGCGCCTGGCGGGCACGCATCCGGAACTGGCGGTGGTCGCCGACCAGCTGGGCTGCCCGACGCCGGCGGCCTACCTGGCCCAGGTACTCTGGCAACTGGCGCAGCGCTATCGCCAACAGGGCGACCTCGCCTGGGGCACCTACCACTGCGCCGGCGCGCCGCCCTGCAGCTGGCACGCCTTCGCGTTGGAGATCTTCCGTCAGGCCGAGGCGCTGGCGCTGCTCGCGCGGACGCCGCAGGTGCGCGCCATCGGCAGCACCGACTACCCCGGCGCCGCGCAACGGCCGGCGTATTCGGTACTGGACTGCGGCAAGCTGCGCGCCACTTTCGGCATCGCCCCGGCCGACTGGCGGACGGCGCTGGCGGGGGTGCTGGGCGAGCTGGCCGCCGGCTAGTCGCCCGAGCCCAGCCCCCAGCGCTGGCGCAGCCACTCCAGGTCTTCGGGACGGGTGATCTTCAGGTTGTCGGCGCGACCCTCGACCAGTCGCGGAGCCTGGCCGGCCCACTCCAGGGCGGAAGCCTCGTCGGTGATCGCCACCCGCGATACCCGGGCGTCGGCCAGGCTGCGGTGTAGCGCGCCGAGGCGGAACATCTGCGGGGTATAGGCCTGCCAGATCACGCTGCGGTCGACCGTCTCGCGCACCCGGCCATCCTTGCCGACCCGCTTGAGGGTGTCGCGCGCCGGCACCGCCAGCAGGCCGCCGACCGGGTCCTCGGCCAGTTCGCCGAGCAGCAGGTCGAGATCCTCGCGGCTCAGGTTGGGCCGCGCCGCGTCGTGCACCAGCACCCAGTCGTGCTCGTCGGCACCGAGCTCCAGCAGATGCAACAGGCCGTTGAGCACCGAGTCGGCGCGCTCGCAGCCGCCGGCGACACGGGCGATGCGCGGATCGCCGGCGCAGGCCAGCCCCGGCCACCAGGGATCGTCCTCGGCCAGGCAGACCACCAGCCCCTTGAGGGTCGGGTGGCCGAGGAAGCAGCCAAGGGTGTGCTCCAGCACCGTGCGCTCGCCGAGGCGCAGGTACTGCTTGGGACGGTCGGCGCGCATCCGCGCGCCGACGCCGGCCGCAGGAATCACGGCCCAGAATTCGGGGAGGGGAATCAGGTTCATTTGCTCAGCAGATACAGGGTTTCGCCGTCTTTGACCATGCCCAGCTCATGGCGGGCACGCTCCTCGACCGTCTCCATGCCACGCTTGAGCTCGGCCACCTCGGCATCGAGGATGCGGTTGCGTTCGAGCAGGGCTTCGTTCTCGCGCTTCTGGTCGGCGATTTGCTGGCGCAGTTCAGCGTTATGGGTGAGGCCGCCGTCGCCTTCCCACAGACGGTATTGCAGGCCGCCCAGCACCAGCAGCAGCACGACGAACAGCAGATGGGCCTTTTGCATGCGGATCAGCCCTCGATGGTGCGGTGAAGGCGGCGCGGGCCGCGCGCCGCCCTGTCGCCATGCCCGCCGCAGCGGACATGGCGAGGGTCACGGACAGCTTAGCCGCGGAACTCGGCACGGCCCTTGTACGGAGCCTTGGCACCCAGTTGCTCCTCGATGCGCAGCAGCTGGTTGTACTTGGACACGCGATCGGAACGGCACAGCGAACCGGTCTTGATCTGGCCGGCAGCGGTACCCACGGCCAGGTCGGCGATGGTGCTGTCCTCGGTTTCGCCGGAGCGATGCGAGATCACCGCGGTGAAGCCGGCGGCCTTGGCCATCTGGATGGCTTCCAGGGTCTCGGTCAGCGAGCCGATCTGGTTGAACTTGATCAGGATCGAGTTGCCGATCGACTCCTCGATACCGCGCTTGAGGATCTTGGTGTTGGTGACGAACAGGTCGTCGCCGACCAGCTGCACCTTCTCGCCGATCTTGTCGGTCAGCACCTTCCAGCCGGCCCAGTCGGACTCGTCCATGCCGTCTTCGATGGAGATGATCGGGTAGCGCTGGGTCAGGCCGGCCAGGTAGTCGGCGAAACCTTCGGCGCTGAACACCTTGCCTTCGCCTTCCAGATCGTACTGGCCGTCCTTGAAGAACTCGGAGGAGGCGCAGTCCAGGGCCAGGGTGACGTCTTCGCCCAGCGTGTAGCCGGCGTTGGCCACGGCTTCGGCGATGGCGGCCAGGGCGTCCTCGTTGGAAGCCAGGTTCGGCGCGAAGCCGCCCTCGTCACCGACGGCGGTGTTCAGGCCACGGGCCTTCAGCACGGCCTTGAGGTGATGGAAGATCTCGGCGCCCATGCGCAGGGCGTCGGCGAAGGTCTTGGCGCCGACCGGCTGGACCATGAACTCCTGGATGTCGACGTTGTTGTCGGCGTGCTCGCCGCCGTTGATGATGTTCATCATCGGCACCGGCATGGAGTAGACGCCCGGGGTGCCGTTCAGATCGGCGATGTGCGCGTACAGCGGCACGCCCTTGGCGGCGGCGGCAGCCTTGGCGGCGGCCAGGGACACGGCGAGGATGGCGTTGGCGCCCAGCACGGCCTTGTTCTCGGTGCCGTCCAGTTCGATCATCGCCCGGTCCAGGGCCCTCTGGTCGGCCGGATCCTTGCCCAGCAGCAGCTCGCGGATCGGGCCGTTGACGTTGGCCACGGCCTTCAGCACACCCTTGCCCAGGTAGCGGCTCTTGTCGCCATCGCGCAGCTCCAGCGCTTCGCGCGAGCCGGTGGAAGCACCGGACGGCGCGCAGGCGCTGCCGATGATGCCGTTGTCGAGGATCACATCGGCTTCTACGGTGGGGTTGCCACGGGAGTCGAGAACCTCACGGCCCTTGATGTCGACGATTTTTGCCATTGCGGGTAGCACTCCAGAGAGTTGACGAACACGATCGCGGATGCAGTGGCCTGGCCAGTGCCGCACGACCGGGGAGAAAACGGGATCGGGCGCCCCGCTCGGGCGCCCGACACTTTACCGCGGTGGACGGCCCTCAGGCCGTTTCGAGCGGCGGGAAGCTCTTGACCAGCTCGTCCAGCGCCTTGAGCTGGGCGAGGAACGGCTCCAGCTTGTCCAGGCGCAGGGCACAGGGACCGTCGCACTTGGCGTTGTCCGGGTCCGGGTGGGCTTCGAGGAACAGCCCTGCAAGCCCCTGGCTCAGTCCGGCTCGTGCCAGCTCGGTGACCTGGGCACGGCGCCCGCCGGCCGAATCGGCGCGACCGCCCGGCATCTGCAGGGCATGGGTCACGTCGAAGAACACCGGGTAGTCGAACTGCTTCATGATGCCGAAGCCGAGCATGTCGACCACCAGGTTGTTGTAGCCGAACGAGGAGCCGCGCTCGCAAAGGATCAACCGGTCGTTGCCCGCCTCCTCGCACTTCCTGAGGATGTGCTTCATCTCCTGCGGGGCGAGGAACTGGGCCTTCTTGATGTTGATCGCCGCGCCGGTCTTGGCCATCGCCACCACCAGGTCGGTCTGCCGCGACAGGAAGGCCGGCAGCTGGATGATGTCGCAGACCTCGGCCACCGGCGCCGCCTGGTAGGGCTCGTGGACGTCGGTGATCAGCGGCACGCCGAAGGTCTTCTTCACTTCCTCGAAGATCTTCAGCCCCTCGTCCAGGCCCGGGCCGCGGAACGAGGCGATCGACGAGCGGTTGGCCTTGTCGAAGCTGGCCTTGAACACGTAGGGAATGCCGAGCCTCTCGGTGACCCGCACGTATTCCTCGCAGACCTTCAGCGCCAGATCGCGCGACTCCAGCACGTTCATGCCGCCGAACAGCACGAACGGCAGGTCGTTGCCGATCTGGATGTCGCCGACGCGGATGATCTTCTGCGCCATGGCTCAGCCCTTCTGGTTCAGTGCGTGCTGCTGGAGGGCAGCCTTGACGAAACCGCTGAACAGCGGATGGCCGTCGCGCGGGGTGGAGGTGAACTCCGGGTGGAACTGGCAGGCGACGAACCACGGATGCTCCGGCGCCTCGACCACCTCGACCAGCGCGCCGTCGCCGGAGCGGCCGCTGACCCGCAGACCGGCTTCCTGCAGCTGCGGCAGCAGGTTGTTGTTGACCTCGTAGCGGTGCCGATGGCGCTCGACGATCACGTCCTTGCCGTAGCAGGCATGGACCTGCGAACCGGCCTCCAGCTGGCACTCCTGGGCGCCCAGGCGCATGGTGCCACCCAGGTCGGAGCCTTCGCTGCGCTGCTCGACGGCACCGGTGGCGTCCTGCCACTCGGTGATCAGGCCGACCACCGGATGGCCGCTGGCGTGATCGAACTCGGTGGAGTTGGCGTCCTTCCAGCCCAGCACGTTGCGGGCGTACTCGATCACCGCGACCTGCATGCCCAAGCAGATGCCCAGGTAGGGAATCTTGTTCTCGCGGGCGTACTGCACGGTCTGGATCTTGCCTTCCACGCCGCGCAGACCGAAGCCGCCGGGCACCAGGATGGCGTCGACGCCGGCCAGCAGGCCGGTGCCCTGGTTCTCGATGTCCTCGGAGTCGATATAACGCAGGTTGACCTTGGTGCGGCTCTGGATGCCGGCATGGCCCATCGCCTCGATCAGCGACTTGTAGGCGTCCAGCAGCTCCATGTACTTGCCGACCATGGCGATGGTCACTTCGTGCTCGGGGTTGAGCTTGGCATCGACCACGCGGTCCCATTCGGACAGGTCGGCCGGGCCGCACTCCAGGCCGAAGCGCTCGACGACGATGTCGTCCAGGCCCTGGGCGTGCAGCACGGAGGGGATCTTGTAGATGGTATCCACATCTTCCAGGCTGATCACCGCACGTTCTTCGACGTTGGTGAACAGGGCGATCTTGCGCCGCGACGACAGGTCGACCGGGTGGTCGGAGCGGCAGATCAGAACGTCAGGCTGCAGGCCGATGGAACGCAGCTCCTTGACCGAATGCTGGGTCGGCTTGGTCTTGGTCTCGCCGGCGGTGGCGATGTAGGGCACCAGGGTCAAGTGCATCAGCATCGCGCGCTTGGCGCCGATTTCCACGCGCAGTTGGCGGATCGCTTCGAGGAACGGCTGCGATTCGATGTCGCCGACGGTGCCGCCGATCTCCACCAGGGCCACGTCGGCATCGCCGGCGCCCTTGATGATCCGGCGCTTGATCTCGTCGGTGATATGCGGAATCACCTGCACGGTGGCGCCCAGGTAGTCGCCGCGGCGCTCCTTGCGCAGCACGTCCATGTAGATGCGGCCGCTGGTGAAGTTGTTGTTCTGGGTCATGGTGGTGCGGATGAACCGCTCGTAGTGGCCCAGGTCGAGGTCGGTTTCCGCGCCGTCGTGGGTGACGAACACTTCACCATGCTGGAACGGACTCATGGTCCCCGGATCGACGTTGATGTAGGGGTCGAGTTTCAGCATGGTGACCTTCAGCCCCCGCGCCTCCAGGATTGCCGCCAAGGAAGCCGAGGCGATGCCTTTCCCCAATGAAGAAACAACACCACCCGTGACGAAGATGTAGCGCGTCATGAAAAACCCTAGAAGTTTGCGTTGAGGCGGCTGGCCGCCGGGGAATGCGAAGGGAGGCGCAAAGCCTCTTGAAGACGGGAGAATAGTTTACGCGAAAGGCATTATCAGCTCAAACCCGGACCACCGGTCGGCGGCTGCCAGCGCAGGCCGGGCGCGCCCTCCCCGCTCGTCCGCAGCTGCGGCAGGTTGGCCACCGCCAGCAGCCGGTCGCCGCACTTGAGCAGCGGCAGGCGCTCGCGCACGAAGGGCGGCACGCCGCATTCCTGCAGCAGGCGCTTGAGATCGCGATGGCCGCGCCCCGGCAGGTCGAGCACCTCGCCGCCGCGGCGGTACTCCACCCGCAGCGCGCCGTTCGGCAGGGCACCTTCGAGCCACACACGCCCGTTGCCGGGCAGCGCCAGCGGCTCCTGCGGCGCAAGCCAGGGTTCGCCAGCCGGCGGTGGCGCGGCGAGCCAGGCGCCGCTCAGCCACCAGAGACGCCCGCCATGGCGGCGCAACTCGCCGCCGCTCAGCCGCCAGCAGGGCGTGGCATCGACGGCGGCATCGCGCAGATCCACCCAGCCGGTCCAGTGCTCGCGCTCGGGCGGCAGGCTCAGCGGGCGCAGCCACTCGCGCAGCGCATTGCGCTGGCGCGCCTCGGACAATGCCTGCAGCGGCGCCAGCGCCAGCGATGGCAAGGGCAGCCAGGCATGTGGCGCGGGCGTGCGGGCCGCGGCCAGATCCAGGGCAGCCAGCTCGCCGAGCAGTTGGTCGGCTTCGGCCAGTTGCTCGGCATCGCGGGCCAGCACTGCGCCGGCCGCCGGCCAGTGCCGCTCCAGACGCGGCAGGATCTCGCGACGCAGGAAGTTGCGCGCCAGGGAGACATCGGCGTTGCTCGGGTCCTCGATCCAGGACAGTCCCGCCGTCCGCGCCCAGGCCTCCAGCTCGGCGCGCCTCACCTCCAGCAGCGGGCGCAGCAGGTGCCCGGCCGCCAGCGGCCGACTGGCCGGCATCGCCGCCAGCCCGCGCACCCCGGCACCGCGCAACAGACGCAGCAACAGCGTCTCGGCCTGGTCGTCGCGGTGCTGGGCGACGAGCAGCACCTCGCCGGCCTTCAGGACAGCGGCGAACGCCCCGTAACGCGCCTCGCGCGCCGCCCGCTCGACGCTGGCGCCCTCGCCCACCCGCACGTGCCGCACCTCGAGCGGCACGCCCAGCGCCGCACAGCGGGCACGGCAGTGCGCCACCCAGGCGTCGGCGTCGGCCTGCAGACCGTGATGGACATGCACGGCGGACAGTGGCGGCAGGTCGTGGTTAGCGCGCAAACGGACGAGCAGGTGGAGCAGCACGCTGGAATCGAGGCCGCCGGAGAAGGCGACAACCCAGCCCGACGCCTGGCGCCAGGGTTCGAGCAGGGACAGGAGACGGGATTCGAGGGACATGGAGCGCAGCTCCAGCAGGGATGAATGCCGCCGGCAGGCAAGCCGGCGCGGCAAAGAGCGGACGCCCCTTCCGGGCAACCGGCGCCGCCCGGAACGGCGAGCGGCGCGCCACAGGGTGAAGGGTCGCCGCGCGAGCCCTGCACCCTGCGCAGTCGCGCGTCAGGCCACGCCGTAGCTCATCAGGCGCTCGTAACGGCGCGCCAGCAGAGCCTTGGTGTCGAGCTTGCCCAGCTCGTCCAACTGCTTGTTCAGCGACTGGCGCACCGACTCGGCCACCGCCGCGTGGTCGCTGTGGGCGCCGCCCAGCGGCTCGGGGATGATCTGGTCGACGATGCCCAGGTCCTTCAGGCGCTCGGCGGTCACGCCCATGGCCTCGGCCGCTTCCGGGGCCTTGTCGGCGGTACGCCAGAGGATCGAGGCGCAGCCTTCCGGGGAGATCACCGAGTAGGTGGAGTACTGTAGCATGTTCAGCTGGTCGCAGACGCCGATGGCCAGCGCGCCGCCCGAACCGCCCTCGCCGATCACCGTGGCGATGATCGGGGTCTTCAGGCGTGCCATGACCCGCAGGTTCCAGGCGATGGCCTCGCTCTGGCCGCGCTCCTCGGCATCGATGCCCGGGTAGGCGCCGGGGGTGTCGATGAAGGTGAGGATCGGCAGCTTGAAACGCTCGGCCATTTCCATCAGGCGGCAGGCCTTGCGGTAGCCCTCGGGGCGCGGCATGCCGAAGTTGCGCCGGACCTTCTCGCGCACTTCGCGACCTTTCTGGTGGCCGATGACCATCACCGGACGGTCGTCCAGACGGGCGACGCCACCGACGATGGCGGCATCGTCGGCGAAGTGGCGGTCGCCGTGCAGCTCATCGAACTCGGTGAAGATGTGCTGGATGTAGTCCAGGGTGTAGGGACGGCGCGGATGACGGGCCAGGCGCGCAATCTGCCAGCTGGTCAGGTTGCTGAAGATGCTCTGGGTCAGCGTCAGCGTCTTGTCCTGCAGACGGGCAATCTCTTCGCTGATGTTCAGCTCGTTGTCATTGCCCACCATGCGCAGGCCATCGATCTTGGCTTGCAGGTCGGCGATCGGCTGTTCGAAATCCAGATAATTCGGGTTCATGCAGGCATCCGTGGTGAGCAGGTTACTGTTCGGCTCGAAAACTGGCGCCCGACTTTACGGGATCGGGCGCGGCCGGTCGAGTGCGGCAGGAGCGAGGCCCCGGCCTTAGCGGTATTGCAGGAAGACGTTGTCGCGTCCGAACTGGTCACGCAAAGTCTGAATCAGGCTGTCGGTGGGGTCGATTCGCCATTGGTCGCCGAACTGCAGCAACGCGCGGGCGTTCTCGCCGCGGTAGTCGAGGGTCAGCGGGCAGGCACCCCGATGGCGACCGCACAGCTCCGCCAGCCAGCCCAGGCGATCACCCCCCAGCTGCTCGCCGGCGACTTTCAGGCGCAGGCTTTCGGCCAGCCCGGTGCGCGCCTCCTCCAGACTCATCACCCTTTTCGCGCGCAGGCGCAGGCCGCCGGAGAAGTCGTCGAGGCTCACCTCGCCCTCCACCACCACCAGCGCGTCGGTCTGCAGCAGGGACTGGGCGGCGGCGAAGGCCTCGGCGAACAACGAGGCCTCGATGCGCCCGGAACGGTCGTCGAGGGTGACGAAACCCATCTTGTCGCCGCGCTTGTTCTTCATCACCCGCAGGTTGACGATCAGGCCGGCTACCGTCTGCGTCTCGCGCGCCGGGCGCAGGTCGTTGATCCGCTGGCGGGCGAAGCGGCGCACCTCGCCCTCGTACTCGTCGATCGGGTGGCCAGTCAGGTACAGGCCGAGGGTTTCCTTCTCGCCGCGCAGGCGCTCCTTGAGGGTCAGCTCGCGGACCTTGCGGTAGTTGGCATAGACGTCCGCCTCGGGCTCGGCGAACACCCCGCCGAACAGGTCCATGTGCCCGCTGTCGGCGCTGCGCGCGGTCTGCTCGGCGGCCTGCACCGCCTCCTCCATGGCCGCCATCAGCACCGCGCGATTGAGGTCGAGGCTGGCCTGGTAGGCCTTGGGCTCGTCGTGGTAGTGCGGCCCGAGGCGATCCAGAGCGCCGCTGCGGATCAGCGCCTCGAGGGTGCGCTTGTTGATGCGCTTGAGGTCGACCCGCGCACAGAAGTCGAACAGGTCCTTGAACGGCCCCGCCGCGCGCGCCTCGACGATGGCCTCCACCGGCCCCTCGCCGACTCCCTTGACCGCGCCGAGGCCGTAGACGATGCGCCCGTCGTCGTTGACGGTGAACTTGAACTCGGAGACGTTGACGTCGGGGGCGTCGATGCGCAGCTTCATGCTGCGGCACTCCTCGATGAGGATCACCACCTTGTCGGTGTTGTGCATGTCCGCCGAGAGCACCGCGGCCATGAACGGCGAAGGGAAGTGGGTCTTCAGCCAGGCGGTCTGGTAGGAAACCAGGCCGTAGGCCGCCGAGTGCGATTTGTTGAACCCGTAACCGGCGAATTTCTCCACCAGATCGAAGATGTTTCCCGCCAGCTCGCCATCGATGCCGTTGCTGGCGCAGCCCTCGATGAAGCCGCCGCGCTGCTTGGCCATCTCCTCGGGCTTCTTCTTGCCCATCGCACGGCGCAGCATATCGGCGCCGCCCAGGGTGTAGCCGGCCATCACCTGGGCGATCTGCATCACCTGCTCCTGATACAGGATGATGCCGTAGGTGGGCTTGAGCACCGGTTCGAGCCCGGCGTACTGGTAGTCCGGATGCGGGTAGGACAGCTCGGCGCGGCCGTGCTTGCGGTTGATGAAGTCGTCGACCATGCCCGACTGCAGGGGGCCGGGACGGAACAGCGCCACCAGGGCGATGAGGTCTTCCAGGCAGTCCGGCTTGAGCTTCTTGATCAGCTCCTTCATCCCGCGCGATTCGAGCTGGAACACCGCGGTGGTTTCCGCACGCTGCAGCAGCTGGTAGGTCGGCTTGTCGTCCAGCGGGATGAAGTCGATGT harbors:
- the rfbC gene encoding dTDP-4-dehydrorhamnose 3,5-epimerase, translated to MKVTATELPGVLIVEPRVFGDARGFFLETFQVERYRAAGIDLPFVQDNHSRSTRGVLRGLHFQRRRPQGKLVSVSRGAIYDVAADIDPASPTFGRCVGVELSDANHRQLWIPPGYAHGFCVLSAVADTHYKCTDFYCPDDEGGVIWNDPQLDIPWPLGQPLLSDKDRALPSLAGLLQAHGR
- the rfbD gene encoding dTDP-4-dehydrorhamnose reductase, giving the protein MRVLVTGAHGQLGRELLRHAPADWTVVGLGAAQLDIRDAAQVAAQVERVRPQLIVNAAAYTAVDRAETEPARAWAVNRDGAAHLAQAAQQRGIALFQLSSDYVFAGDLRRPYREEDACRPLGVYGASKLGGERAVRAGCSRHLILRSSWVFGAHGHNFVKTMLRLAGTHPELAVVADQLGCPTPAAYLAQVLWQLAQRYRQQGDLAWGTYHCAGAPPCSWHAFALEIFRQAEALALLARTPQVRAIGSTDYPGAAQRPAYSVLDCGKLRATFGIAPADWRTALAGVLGELAAG
- the ispD gene encoding 2-C-methyl-D-erythritol 4-phosphate cytidylyltransferase encodes the protein MNLIPLPEFWAVIPAAGVGARMRADRPKQYLRLGERTVLEHTLGCFLGHPTLKGLVVCLAEDDPWWPGLACAGDPRIARVAGGCERADSVLNGLLHLLELGADEHDWVLVHDAARPNLSREDLDLLLGELAEDPVGGLLAVPARDTLKRVGKDGRVRETVDRSVIWQAYTPQMFRLGALHRSLADARVSRVAITDEASALEWAGQAPRLVEGRADNLKITRPEDLEWLRQRWGLGSGD
- a CDS encoding septum formation initiator family protein, whose amino-acid sequence is MQKAHLLFVVLLLVLGGLQYRLWEGDGGLTHNAELRQQIADQKRENEALLERNRILDAEVAELKRGMETVEERARHELGMVKDGETLYLLSK
- the eno gene encoding phosphopyruvate hydratase; this translates as MAKIVDIKGREVLDSRGNPTVEADVILDNGIIGSACAPSGASTGSREALELRDGDKSRYLGKGVLKAVANVNGPIRELLLGKDPADQRALDRAMIELDGTENKAVLGANAILAVSLAAAKAAAAAKGVPLYAHIADLNGTPGVYSMPVPMMNIINGGEHADNNVDIQEFMVQPVGAKTFADALRMGAEIFHHLKAVLKARGLNTAVGDEGGFAPNLASNEDALAAIAEAVANAGYTLGEDVTLALDCASSEFFKDGQYDLEGEGKVFSAEGFADYLAGLTQRYPIISIEDGMDESDWAGWKVLTDKIGEKVQLVGDDLFVTNTKILKRGIEESIGNSILIKFNQIGSLTETLEAIQMAKAAGFTAVISHRSGETEDSTIADLAVGTAAGQIKTGSLCRSDRVSKYNQLLRIEEQLGAKAPYKGRAEFRG
- the kdsA gene encoding 3-deoxy-8-phosphooctulonate synthase; translated protein: MAQKIIRVGDIQIGNDLPFVLFGGMNVLESRDLALKVCEEYVRVTERLGIPYVFKASFDKANRSSIASFRGPGLDEGLKIFEEVKKTFGVPLITDVHEPYQAAPVAEVCDIIQLPAFLSRQTDLVVAMAKTGAAINIKKAQFLAPQEMKHILRKCEEAGNDRLILCERGSSFGYNNLVVDMLGFGIMKQFDYPVFFDVTHALQMPGGRADSAGGRRAQVTELARAGLSQGLAGLFLEAHPDPDNAKCDGPCALRLDKLEPFLAQLKALDELVKSFPPLETA
- a CDS encoding CTP synthase, which encodes MTRYIFVTGGVVSSLGKGIASASLAAILEARGLKVTMLKLDPYINVDPGTMSPFQHGEVFVTHDGAETDLDLGHYERFIRTTMTQNNNFTSGRIYMDVLRKERRGDYLGATVQVIPHITDEIKRRIIKGAGDADVALVEIGGTVGDIESQPFLEAIRQLRVEIGAKRAMLMHLTLVPYIATAGETKTKPTQHSVKELRSIGLQPDVLICRSDHPVDLSSRRKIALFTNVEERAVISLEDVDTIYKIPSVLHAQGLDDIVVERFGLECGPADLSEWDRVVDAKLNPEHEVTIAMVGKYMELLDAYKSLIEAMGHAGIQSRTKVNLRYIDSEDIENQGTGLLAGVDAILVPGGFGLRGVEGKIQTVQYARENKIPYLGICLGMQVAVIEYARNVLGWKDANSTEFDHASGHPVVGLITEWQDATGAVEQRSEGSDLGGTMRLGAQECQLEAGSQVHACYGKDVIVERHRHRYEVNNNLLPQLQEAGLRVSGRSGDGALVEVVEAPEHPWFVACQFHPEFTSTPRDGHPLFSGFVKAALQQHALNQKG
- the tilS gene encoding tRNA lysidine(34) synthetase TilS; protein product: MSLESRLLSLLEPWRQASGWVVAFSGGLDSSVLLHLLVRLRANHDLPPLSAVHVHHGLQADADAWVAHCRARCAALGVPLEVRHVRVGEGASVERAAREARYGAFAAVLKAGEVLLVAQHRDDQAETLLLRLLRGAGVRGLAAMPASRPLAAGHLLRPLLEVRRAELEAWARTAGLSWIEDPSNADVSLARNFLRREILPRLERHWPAAGAVLARDAEQLAEADQLLGELAALDLAAARTPAPHAWLPLPSLALAPLQALSEARQRNALREWLRPLSLPPEREHWTGWVDLRDAAVDATPCWRLSGGELRRHGGRLWWLSGAWLAAPPPAGEPWLAPQEPLALPGNGRVWLEGALPNGALRVEYRRGGEVLDLPGRGHRDLKRLLQECGVPPFVRERLPLLKCGDRLLAVANLPQLRTSGEGAPGLRWQPPTGGPGLS
- the accA gene encoding acetyl-CoA carboxylase carboxyl transferase subunit alpha: MNPNYLDFEQPIADLQAKIDGLRMVGNDNELNISEEIARLQDKTLTLTQSIFSNLTSWQIARLARHPRRPYTLDYIQHIFTEFDELHGDRHFADDAAIVGGVARLDDRPVMVIGHQKGREVREKVRRNFGMPRPEGYRKACRLMEMAERFKLPILTFIDTPGAYPGIDAEERGQSEAIAWNLRVMARLKTPIIATVIGEGGSGGALAIGVCDQLNMLQYSTYSVISPEGCASILWRTADKAPEAAEAMGVTAERLKDLGIVDQIIPEPLGGAHSDHAAVAESVRQSLNKQLDELGKLDTKALLARRYERLMSYGVA
- the dnaE gene encoding DNA polymerase III subunit alpha; this translates as MPVSFVHLRLHTEYSLVDGLVRVKPLVKAVAGAGMPAVAVTDMSNMCALVKFYKAAMGAGVKPICGADLWLAGRGDDAPLSRLTLLAMDVQGYRNLTELVSRGWTEGQHNGLVIIQRDWVKEAAEGLIALSGAREGEIGMALLNGSPDEAEALLGEWQAAFPGRFYLEVQRTSRVGDEEHLHAAVELAARCHAPLVATNDVRFLRPEDFEAHETRVCIGEGRTLDDPRRPRTYSDQQYLKTPEEMWELFSDLPEALENSVEIARRCNIEVQLGTYFLPNFPVPEGMTIDDYLRKVSFDGLEERLAILLPKDTPDYEARRQVYVDRLEFELGTIIQMGFPGYFLIVMDFIQWAKNNGVPVGPGRGSGAGSLVAYVLKITDLDPLAYDLLFERFLNPERISMPDFDVDFCMDGRDRVIDYVAETYGRNAVSQIITFGTMAAKAVVRDVARVQGKSYGLADRLSKMIPFEVGMTLDKAYEMEEPLREFLAADEDAREIWDMALKLEGVTRGTGKHAGGVVIAPTKLTDFAPIACDDEGGSLVTQFDKDDVESAGLVKFDFLGLRTLTIIKWALETINRERAKQGMEPLNIDFIPLDDKPTYQLLQRAETTAVFQLESRGMKELIKKLKPDCLEDLIALVALFRPGPLQSGMVDDFINRKHGRAELSYPHPDYQYAGLEPVLKPTYGIILYQEQVMQIAQVMAGYTLGGADMLRRAMGKKKPEEMAKQRGGFIEGCASNGIDGELAGNIFDLVEKFAGYGFNKSHSAAYGLVSYQTAWLKTHFPSPFMAAVLSADMHNTDKVVILIEECRSMKLRIDAPDVNVSEFKFTVNDDGRIVYGLGAVKGVGEGPVEAIVEARAAGPFKDLFDFCARVDLKRINKRTLEALIRSGALDRLGPHYHDEPKAYQASLDLNRAVLMAAMEEAVQAAEQTARSADSGHMDLFGGVFAEPEADVYANYRKVRELTLKERLRGEKETLGLYLTGHPIDEYEGEVRRFARQRINDLRPARETQTVAGLIVNLRVMKNKRGDKMGFVTLDDRSGRIEASLFAEAFAAAQSLLQTDALVVVEGEVSLDDFSGGLRLRAKRVMSLEEARTGLAESLRLKVAGEQLGGDRLGWLAELCGRHRGACPLTLDYRGENARALLQFGDQWRIDPTDSLIQTLRDQFGRDNVFLQYR